A part of Girardinichthys multiradiatus isolate DD_20200921_A chromosome 12, DD_fGirMul_XY1, whole genome shotgun sequence genomic DNA contains:
- the LOC124877504 gene encoding uncharacterized protein LOC124877504, whose protein sequence is MAAQLVVALLAFISLSVSSEPDCKELVKPLVLDTHSPIYGKWVLHVGSWDKHDLKTDLQSVHSSWVELSPTTDSGVISLYWADRLNEDKCLQDAANVSISGITSHTAFIINGHTSYHDGKYYETCSDCLLSEDTTLLPDGKSKGRYLFLFTRTGVLETPELETFKKQAECLGFLPEYHFVSTDLCPDYRESISPGVRKTEEDQAEN, encoded by the exons ATGGCTGCACAGCTGGTTGTGGCTCTGCTGGCTTTCATCTCCCTGAGCGTCTCATCTGAGCCGGACTGCAAGGAGCTGGTCAAGCCTCTGGTGCTGGACACCCACAGCCCT ATCTATGGAAAGTGGGTGCTCCATGTCGGATCCTGGGACAAGCACGACCTGAAGACCGACCTGCAGTCAGTGCACAGCTCCTGGGTGGAACTGTCCCCCACCACCGACAGCGGGGTCATCTCCCTGTACTGGGCCGACCGCCT TAATGAAGACAAGTGCCTTCAGGATGCAGCGAATGTCTCCATATCAGGAATAACAAGCCACACCGCGT TTATAATCAATGGTCACACTTCCTATCATGATGGGAAGTATTATGAGACATGCAGCGATTGCCTCCTGTCTGAGGACACCACCCTTCTCCCTGATGGCAAATCAAAGGGCCGatacctgtttctgttca CTCGGACTGGTGTTCTGGAGACACCTGAACTGGAAACCTTCAAAAAGCAAGCAGAATGTCTTGGATTTCTCCCAGAGTATCACTTCGTAAGCACAG ATCTGTGCCCGGATTACAGGGAGAGCATATCACCTGGTGTTAGGAAAACAGAGGAGGATCAAGCTGAGAATTAG
- the LOC124877505 gene encoding uncharacterized protein LOC124877505, with amino-acid sequence MFVQFCFALLALYSLAAASDPGCDELIKPLEDHSKIYGKWVLHAGASDSEYNLKAKKILNSSWVKLTTIPDSDEFSMHYIDKIEGKCVCGTLNSSTSGNATKVIFYYNSTTYEHIGRFLETCADCVLWTDDAVAEVNGEARKSRNLYIFSNTGKLEASDLEVFKKQAKCLNLLPDLYFLETTDLCPEEKEPTTAPTDGNPEDQ; translated from the exons ATGTTTGTTCagttttgctttgctttgctgGCTCTCTACTCTCTGGCTGCTGCATCTGATCCAGGCTGTGATGAACTGATCAAACCTCTGGAGGACCACAGCAAG ATTTATGGAAAATGGGTATTACATGCTGGAGCATCAGACAGTGAATACAACCTGAAGGCAAAAAAAATTTTGAACAGCTCCTGGGTTAAACTTACCACCATACCTGACAGTGATGAATTCAGTATGCACTACatagacaaaat tgaaggaaaatgtgtttgtggAACCCTTAATTCCAGCACATCAGGAAACGCGACCAAGGTGATCT TTTACTATAACTCTACCACATATGAGCATATCGGGCGCTTTTTGGAGACGTGCGCTGACTGCGTCCTGTGGACAGATGATGCAGTGGCCGAGGTGAACGGGGAGGCTAGAAAAAGCAGAAACCTCTACATCTTCT CAAATACTGGAAAACTGGAGGCTTCTGATCTTGAGGTTTTCAAGAAGCAGGCAAAGTGTCTCAACCTCTTACCTGATCTCTATTTTCTCGAAACTACAG ACCTGTGTCCTGAAGAAAAGGAACCTACCACAGCTCCCACAGATGGAAACCCTGAAGACCAATAG